The genomic region AACAGTCACACCCAATGCTttctttttatagattttatcGACATTTCATGATGTTTGAAGTATTtgtcacatttcaattttaacattaattaagTCACTGTGTAttccaaataaatttaaacacgGCTTGCATAAACATATATCGTCATATACTCGACATTTAAGTCATGAGATAACGCGTTGTATTGTctacattcaaaaaaaaaatatttctaagacACAACTTTTATGCTAATCTGGAAAATGTACACTCTTACTAACACTAATATAAAGGTGAACACATATCCATGAGTTTTTTACAGCGACTAAAAACTACATGATATGGGTAAAGGGTCTGGCATTAAAAGACAGCACGTTTACGATGTAACCATATAAACACAGTACAGCAAAATTGCTTATGATTGTTGGGatcacattttatttgacctgtttttaacaacaaaactattttatgcaATTGCTCAGTTTAAGTTCCAACGGCAGTAAATTCTCAGACGGGACACTAGTGCTGTCTCTTCATCGCTCAGTTCAGGGTTCAAGCGGTTAACTGTTGgatgtttacaaacattagaTTTGAGTATACTTAAATTTGGACTTTCTTTGGACATTAAACAGTAGAGAACTATTTTGCGACATTTTATGTGTTACAAATTTAGTAGAAGAGTAACTGACAGGGAatctcatttaaagatgcactctcactcccACATAAGAAGTACCACCATTTACCGAAACTGAGAAAAATAATGgttgttatgaaggataccgagttagaTATGGAAGAAAGATGCGTAAAACACAGAATTTCCTTATTATGAGACAATAATTGATTACTGtcggacccaccagtcattcaTGTTCAGTGCGTTCTAAGCtactaaatacatgtttaaaatccTATTATCAGCaataaatagtttccataaatggataataaagcaagaataaaaagtttatcactcaaaaggtatgtttgtcatacatatGTATGGGTTTACTTTTCATACGATTGTCACCATAATATGATTCAAAACTATTTacgtacatatatttttcagtaaTATACCATTTCGCAGTTCTTTTTACCGTTAATAGAAACACACATACAATTACATTATAACAGTCAgtcataataatgttttgtcctAATTCAAAGCTATTGACGTACATATAATTTTTGCAGTTCTTTTCGCcgataaatgaaacacatatatGATTACATGAAAACAGTCAGTCAACTAATCATTCACTATAAAGTTAATGCCGCTCAACTGCCTGGTAATAGTATTAACGCATCATTACGCGATGAACAGTTTTTCGTTTGCTAAACCGttctttttataaagaaataaacatatattaactgagcctgtaacataataaaaaaggtATAAGATCAAAAAATTAATAACCTAAaccacttgttttttttaatgaattccgcaaaatttgttgacaacggaaataaaaaaaagtgttatttaatgACTAGTACGGTAAGACCAAACATTTTGGAATGGTTACGGGCAGCATGCAGTCTTTACGCATTCCATATAGGAAATTGTTACCTTTGATTTATGTTTCTGTAGATACAGACTGGTCAATTAGTAGCGATTAAAGATTTTAGATACAGCTTTTGTATAAAAGGCCATAAATTTTGTAGGCAACCTTATAAgttttcatgataaaatgatatgtgcagtgaaaaacatttaaatctgtGATGGcacaatactaaaatatgtcaaataactGTTATGAATCACTATAGGTCCATGACTAAGATATATGTGCTGTATTTGGCTTGTAATGGTTCACTCTGAGCTTATTAGTTTTATCTGAGAGTTAGCATATGAACCTAGAATTGCCATTCGTTGTTCTCACGTAGTTGCGTCAGGGCCGCTACCCTGGATAGTTAGGGTGGCgcaattgttcaataaaacattttaagataaaactATTATGATAAGCACTTTTGACATTTGTGtctataaacttttaaataaagtaacaaatGCAACGAAAAGTACAGGtctttcttatattttgtaaagtattGCATTCACATCAACCTTTGGGCGACACAATAACACGGAATTTACGCATATTTCGAAACTATTTTTTTGAGGGAATTTTGAAATCTTTTAAGTTGAACACAATtaaattttctgttaaaaacagttttgtttttcacatttatgaactcttatcttaaacatataactatgacaagaaaattattaataaaaatataaatgtatcccaaaggttgttttcaaaatatacacacttttttgaaattcatgatttttcctaaaatggtattcctgctgattagtgcttaatgactgaacctttttaaagcgttcaaaatcgattgcaaaattgttttattattttaaaaaataaattaatagaaaaaaacacaattacttttgggcgacacaacatatatcctatgggcgacacgagtctcccaaaggttgcatcaaagttacccaaaggttggattggtctaaatatatatatatatatatatatatatatgtaccaCATCACCTGCCAATAAAACACTGAGTCAGAGCAACAGTTGCTTGTCCCTCCAATGTACGATACATTCCCACACGCACACAGCCAACTGTCgcattaacagttttaaaacttaGCAGTCATATACGAAACCAGTAGCTGGATTAAAGTGTCTTCAGTACCAGAAATCGCAATCAGATATTGTCAGATCTTCTTTTTTACATgacatgttaaatattaatgCGCCTGGATTACAAATGGGTGTTATGGGGTTTTAATTgaagaatcttaaataaatcGTGGCGAGGAACCGAGGGAAATACGCAGTTATAGATAATTAcgcagaaaataaaaaaaatgttgtcaacaCTAAAAGACCCTGCCTTACATTACGtactacaaatagtcaaaaGGTCCTCAGCCAATTCGGGGTTTCCTTTAATTAATATTACCCTagatacagtgtgtgtataccacgtgataaattgtgtcataaatgctacgtcagaaggcaatattttgcttcgaatgatgaatttaaacaaagataactatttcttcaccattttaaatgaaacatagcgcagtctacgccgcttacggagccccgccttcggtctattaccaaagtttgattgagagtttagtttcttaaaacaattccacaaaccttttcacaatacggccgtctgacggagcactgtcaaaacattattttggaaacaggtttgtcaaagtgtttgataaaactaatcaccttatcaaacttcggtaaaaACACGAAGGCGGGGCCCTTTAAGCGGAATAGAccgccctttgttttatttaaaatggtgtagtaaaataaAAGCTATCTTTGATTTAAGGCTTTATTTTAAGCAGAATGTTGCCTTAAGACGTggcatatatgacgtcatttatcaggTGCacggtatacacacactgtggaTAGCAATACATGTGCGAAATgaaagcaatatttatgtatCGTAGTTCATAAAGGTGTACTGTCAGTAAGTGTTTAATATGAAACTAGctcatataatttaaaatttcataactttacatttcaaattggtaatgacaggcacttatTAGTTTGTGGgtcactcaaaatattttttggaatcGGTTTGTATTGCACATATAAtgctaaaattatatatatcattaaattgactttaaaataaatttataaaaggtTATAATTTGGTTGCTAttagaaacatgttttactTCCAATTTAACACAGGTTATATccgtacagataaaaatatcagTTTAGTATAACCTTACTGAGCCGAACCTACTTTCTGGCAATGTTTATAATCTccctttgatatatttattgtttacttcctgtacatagtaaatcttggagtaaaggttaaaaaatatttatatcattacacttagtttttatattatatatttatatatattacatataagtataataatgtttatttggtTTGGTTGTATAATTTACGTGCTACTCACTGCTAGTATAAGAAGGCTTGGATATTATCTATGTAACTAAACGTACTTTTCGTAAATTGTTTTGATCTAGTTTcgatttaaaattcattttattacatttgaaaacagTAAGATGTTtagtatatttaaatgatagaACTAACAAATGAGTACAATCTTTCAATATaagattacatttttgaaaacaataaaagtaaatCATGTAATAGTTAAAGTATGTTATAGTATGTAAAAGTGTCTGCACAAATGTTGTCTTACATACAATTTAATTTCTAGCGTATGAATAATTGAATAGTGCAAACCCAAACCATAGGTATAGCACAGTAAAGCTTAGTCTTCGTGtcattgtacatatatatgaaaatgcatacagTTATCACTACCGAATCATTGCAATCATGCAGTTATTAGCAAGGATACACATGAACAGTCACATGTGAAAGCATGtatttgctattttgttttcaCGGGGAAAAAAACTCACAAACCAATGAAAGATTACTCTTTTGGACAAACATCTTTCAAGTTAGTCCCAGTGGTTGGAATGTATAGAATTTGGTTTCCCAGCCTATCTCtggatattttattaaatgcctAAACATCCATCAACCaaacttataaaatatcatcatttcTATTGATAAAGTGTTCTAcattcatttaaagcaaatgtgATATCCATACAGTGAAGTGTAACCTTACCAAGCTTGACATAATTTCTGGTGATGTTTATCTCctttgcaatatttattatcttcTTTATGTTCACCCTTAAACTTGAAGTAAAGGTAGAATTCATTTTGAATCATAACATtcgtatttatatttattttatttcgttaGAGATAAGAATGTTTTCTgagtgtttttgtttcatttacaattgctttttcttaaaaaaatgcgTTGATCTAGTTTCGATTTTGATTCCATtcgtaaacatttctttaacagttaaatatccaaacttttaaactgtagaatgcaaatgatacaaacaaacTCAGGAAGCATTATTATACTTTAACGAAGTTCATACATCATATATCCTGAAGTAAAATGGAATTATGGATATTTAACTATCTTTGTGTACTATAAATACACTTTTCTGAAAATGCGTTGATCTAGTTTCGATTTTGAATTCAttctttgacatttaaatacagTATATATCCTAAGGTTCattttgttaagtttatttatatgaGAGAACTAGCACGTGAGTACAATCttaaattatatgattttaatttgaaattctaAAACTTTTAAACTGGAGTTATGAAACAATATCGAAGGAAGTGGAAgaagttattgttttgttccatGTTGTGTGGAACAGAATTATAAAAATAGCGTACATATATTAGTGAATAATTTTAAACCCGTCATGGCTACGGCACGGGTAAGCTCAGCCTTCTAATATCGTAcctttatattgtatatacgaAAAAAAAACGTTCTTATATTCATAagaaatgtatttcttttaaattgtggTGAAGGCCGTGAGATATGATAGTTGTTACAATGTAACTAGCgcacaattttacatttatccttaaatatattcatcaaaaacAGAATACAAAATGCATATCGTACACTTTTTAATGTGTTAGGTGTTTACGAATGCATACgatattgtatataatttaaaatttgctCTTCTTAAATATCAGGACCATGGAGGTTCCGGGGAAGAAATTGCAAGCAGGACCATCTACAGCAAACACAACCTACTGCCAGCCCTGTGAACAAGATGACGAAATCCTCCCTGCTGAGGCCTTCTGCACCGTTTGCAAGGAGTTCTTCTGCTCAAAATGCGCAAGTCTCCATAGAAAACAGAAGATTTCTAGATCGCACAACCTTCTTGACAAATCCAATATGCCTACATCGATCAGTGGCCACGAGGATAACCACGGATACACAGAGCCTTGTAAGACCCATCCAGAAGAGTCTATCAAATACTTTTGCAGCACCCATCAGACTCTGATTTGTGGACACTGTGCAGTACAGAACCATCGATCGTGTCATGCTGATGTAATATCAGATATATCCAAGGCCTTCAAAGATGACCAAGAGTATGGAGATGTCATAAAAACAATTGCCAGGTTATTTGAGGACATTGATTTATGCGCGTCTGATGTGAAGAAAAACGTTGACGTTGTAGCAAAGTTAGGTGAAAATGAAGTATACAAGCTGAGAAGATATCGACAGGAAGTTAACAAGTATTTTGAAGAAAGAGAACAAGCACTGTTAAAGCTTATAGAGAAGACGAAACACATGGATGAAGAACTACTAGAGTCTCTGAAACCGAAATATACAAACCTTAAGTCCAAGCTAgaagaaataaatgttaaacttgCAGCACAagaaaataacatgatacaGTTGTTTATAGAGACCAAAAAAGCTAAGAAGCTATTAGAAGGTCTACAGAATGACATTGCTGACATTAAAAAGGACAACGTAATTCACCACTACGAATTCAGAAAGGATCCAGCCACAGATCGTCTTATTGCATCTGACACTGGCCTTGGGACTTTAAAACACATTGCGACTAAACCGCACAAGATAGCATCCGCATCAGGTATAACTGAAAATCTATTTAATTAAACTATTGTAAACACCTTTGGTGAATTAGAACATAACAGACAGTGTATAAAGACTTGTCTAATAGGACATAGTCTAAATAATGTATATCTCTCTGTTTACATATACATTACATTCATTGCATGTATCTAAACATGTCAAATGATTTTGAAGtgatttatatagaataaaagTTATGTACTTCAATTATATTCACTGTAGATATGTTATAGGATTATTATACATTGTTAACAAAGTGAATGAGcaaaatgaacataattaacATACAATTACGCtgcatgttttgttattaaattacgTTATACAAAAGTTTTTCTCATAATTATAGATATTCATACTCTGGTTATCTGATAAAGACAGTAGTTTACtgaacttaaaaacaaattgcGATAACGTTTAATACAGAAGTCCAAGATAGTATCGGTATCTTTATATGAAAAGGGTTCACAATCTATTATCTAGTATTTACAACAGAATTTACGTTCATTACGAGATGAACAAACGCCcttattttaagaaactacaAGTGCATTAACTCATAAAGTATTGAAGTTACCATAGGCATATGCAAAATTATAACTTTTTAGGTAGCCACTGTACACTTACATGACGTTTTAAAGACCAGTGATCCTATATTTTAGTATGAATTGAAAAAGCTTAATAAGAGGATaaagaatatgtaaaaaatgttaccaaaaaataattacaaacaagCTTTTTTAACTTTGAAAGATAGCTAACAAGGCAAATTGAAGCTTGATTTCAATTAAGGTAATGAACACAATGACAATGCCTGTTCAAACTGTACCAAAATTTCATGGGGTCTACAGgtagaaaaatataactttagtaCGAATGACTTGGTGAAAGCTTATTTGTCCATCGCATATCTTAACAACTTGATTAATTcgttaatgcattttttgctgaa from Mya arenaria isolate MELC-2E11 chromosome 3, ASM2691426v1 harbors:
- the LOC128227859 gene encoding uncharacterized protein LOC128227859; this translates as MEVPGKKLQAGPSTANTTYCQPCEQDDEILPAEAFCTVCKEFFCSKCASLHRKQKISRSHNLLDKSNMPTSISGHEDNHGYTEPCKTHPEESIKYFCSTHQTLICGHCAVQNHRSCHADVISDISKAFKDDQEYGDVIKTIARLFEDIDLCASDVKKNVDVVAKLGENEVYKLRRYRQEVNKYFEEREQALLKLIEKTKHMDEELLESLKPKYTNLKSKLEEINVKLAAQENNMIQLFIETKKAKKLLEGLQNDIADIKKDNVIHHYEFRKDPATDRLIASDTGLGTLKHIATKPHKIASASESDHSIKGLTVQGDGTRETMEISKPTVDQVTVDLTKLRFTSDVGIPMKSPTDYLGCRLSSMLKLTGSRMLIADSHNNNVKVVDMQTNSLVSQINVPGDPWGICHLPGDRVAVTMTDKGVQFLATGGQLAIGDHFKVDGDCRGIDYHEERLIVSFYNGKVAVLNMNGHVIRQIERDGNGNKLFQCPLYLTLVCEDSTDFIYISDDRSNTITKLDMNLNITKTFQDPALKGPRSITALGNQLLITGCRSNNIMILDLSTGQMTQLIGKEGIRDPMFAYCFSQQGKLLVTEVFNNSLKVFNTIA